One stretch of Brachyhypopomus gauderio isolate BG-103 chromosome 8, BGAUD_0.2, whole genome shotgun sequence DNA includes these proteins:
- the gfi1ab gene encoding growth factor independent 1A transcription repressor b isoform X2, with product MPRSFLVKSKKAHSYHQPRTSEDGCNRLDNILTHMCEESKIPEDLESCPDAMTIDTTGAFSPDSHLVDTAEFSSKSPLSCGGSVCDRSSDFEDCWRPPSPSASPDSDKSFSPSVDETQPFPGPFRTYAWGSYSGSEIRQLVQQRFSQHHSLDIERSTTLNYYSERVVQPSLIDDRGSGTGIYGNYDSTASPFERTTAPRLYVDRNIHGNGAEMKSDSTRISCSRLILNGAFKCIKCSKVFSTPHGLEVHVRRSHSGTRPFGCDICGKTFGHAVSLEQHRSVHSQERSFDCKICGKSFKRSSTLSTHLLIHSDTRPYPCQYCGKRFHQKSDMKKHTFIHTGEKPHKCQVCGKAFSQSSNLITHSRKHTGFKPFGCDLCGKGFQRKVDLRRHKETQHGLK from the exons ATGCCTCGGTCGTTTCTAGTAAAGAGCAAAAAAGCGCACAGTTACCACCAGCCCCGGACTTCAGAGGACGGCTGCAACAGACTGGATAATATTTTAACGCATATGTGTGAAG AAAGCAAGATCCCGGAGGATTTGGAGTCCTGTCCAGATGCCATGACAATCGACACGACAGGAGCCTTCTCACCGGACTCTCACCTTGTAGACACGGCCGAGTTTTCTTCCAAGTCTCCTCTCAGCTGTGGGGGAAGCGTGTGTGATCGCTCTTCGGACTTTGAGGATTGCTGGCGGCCCCCGTCGCCCTCCGCATCACCAG ACTCTGACAAATCCTTTTCGCCGTCTGTTGATGAAACGCAACCATTTCCCGGACCCTTCAGAACCTACGCGTGGGGCAGTTATTCAGGGTCTGAAATCAGACAGCTGGTCCAGCAAAGATTCAGCCAGCATCATTCGCTGGATATAGAGCGGAGCACAACGCTGAATTACTACAGTGAACGAGTGGTTCAACCGTCCCTTATCGACGACAGGGGGTCTGGAACAGGCATTTATGGCAATTACGATTCGACCGCAAGCCCGTTCGAGCGGACCACGGCTCCGAGACTCTACGTGGACAGAAACATTCACGGAAACGGAGCCGAGATGAAGTCAGACTCGACCAGGATATCATGTAGTCGTCTCATCCTAAACGGCGCCTTCAAGTGCATCAAATGCAGCAAG GTGTTCTCTACGCCGCATGGCCTGGAGGTCCACGTGAGAAGATCTCACAGTGGAACGAGACCCTTTGGATGTGACATCTGTGGGAAAACATTTGGCCACGCGGTTAGCTTGGAACAACATAGATCTGTTCATTCCCAG GAAAGAAGTTTTGATTGTAAAATATGCGGGAAAAGTTTCAAAAGGTCTTCCACTCTGTCGACGCACCTCTTGATTCATTCCGACACACGACCCTACCCGTGCCAGTACTGCGGGAAACGGTTCCATCAGAAATCTGACATGAAGAAACATACGTTCATCCACACAG GAGAGAAACCTCACAAGTGTCAGGTGTGTGGGAAAGCTTTCAGCCAGAGCTCAAATCTGATAACGCACAGCAGAAAGCACACGGGATTTAAACCGTTCGGCTGCGACCTGTGCGGGAAAGGATTTCAGCGGAAGGTTGATTTAAGAAGACACAAAGAAACACAGCACGGACTGAAGTGA
- the gfi1ab gene encoding growth factor independent 1A transcription repressor b isoform X1 yields MPRSFLVKSKKAHSYHQPRTSEDGCNRLDNILTHMCEESKIPEDLESCPDAMTIDTTGAFSPDSHLVDTAEFSSKSPLSCGGSVCDRSSDFEDCWRPPSPSASPADSDKSFSPSVDETQPFPGPFRTYAWGSYSGSEIRQLVQQRFSQHHSLDIERSTTLNYYSERVVQPSLIDDRGSGTGIYGNYDSTASPFERTTAPRLYVDRNIHGNGAEMKSDSTRISCSRLILNGAFKCIKCSKVFSTPHGLEVHVRRSHSGTRPFGCDICGKTFGHAVSLEQHRSVHSQERSFDCKICGKSFKRSSTLSTHLLIHSDTRPYPCQYCGKRFHQKSDMKKHTFIHTGEKPHKCQVCGKAFSQSSNLITHSRKHTGFKPFGCDLCGKGFQRKVDLRRHKETQHGLK; encoded by the exons ATGCCTCGGTCGTTTCTAGTAAAGAGCAAAAAAGCGCACAGTTACCACCAGCCCCGGACTTCAGAGGACGGCTGCAACAGACTGGATAATATTTTAACGCATATGTGTGAAG AAAGCAAGATCCCGGAGGATTTGGAGTCCTGTCCAGATGCCATGACAATCGACACGACAGGAGCCTTCTCACCGGACTCTCACCTTGTAGACACGGCCGAGTTTTCTTCCAAGTCTCCTCTCAGCTGTGGGGGAAGCGTGTGTGATCGCTCTTCGGACTTTGAGGATTGCTGGCGGCCCCCGTCGCCCTCCGCATCACCAG CAGACTCTGACAAATCCTTTTCGCCGTCTGTTGATGAAACGCAACCATTTCCCGGACCCTTCAGAACCTACGCGTGGGGCAGTTATTCAGGGTCTGAAATCAGACAGCTGGTCCAGCAAAGATTCAGCCAGCATCATTCGCTGGATATAGAGCGGAGCACAACGCTGAATTACTACAGTGAACGAGTGGTTCAACCGTCCCTTATCGACGACAGGGGGTCTGGAACAGGCATTTATGGCAATTACGATTCGACCGCAAGCCCGTTCGAGCGGACCACGGCTCCGAGACTCTACGTGGACAGAAACATTCACGGAAACGGAGCCGAGATGAAGTCAGACTCGACCAGGATATCATGTAGTCGTCTCATCCTAAACGGCGCCTTCAAGTGCATCAAATGCAGCAAG GTGTTCTCTACGCCGCATGGCCTGGAGGTCCACGTGAGAAGATCTCACAGTGGAACGAGACCCTTTGGATGTGACATCTGTGGGAAAACATTTGGCCACGCGGTTAGCTTGGAACAACATAGATCTGTTCATTCCCAG GAAAGAAGTTTTGATTGTAAAATATGCGGGAAAAGTTTCAAAAGGTCTTCCACTCTGTCGACGCACCTCTTGATTCATTCCGACACACGACCCTACCCGTGCCAGTACTGCGGGAAACGGTTCCATCAGAAATCTGACATGAAGAAACATACGTTCATCCACACAG GAGAGAAACCTCACAAGTGTCAGGTGTGTGGGAAAGCTTTCAGCCAGAGCTCAAATCTGATAACGCACAGCAGAAAGCACACGGGATTTAAACCGTTCGGCTGCGACCTGTGCGGGAAAGGATTTCAGCGGAAGGTTGATTTAAGAAGACACAAAGAAACACAGCACGGACTGAAGTGA
- the glmnb gene encoding glomulin, FKBP associated protein b isoform X2 — translation MGSGLLGLLVEEVMRKERDHAHCQSVITHLVKICNAGDVLHILLRHVEDTDPNAIADSITFLTQHIQTVLIRLGDTKPALLGLALDALHKQMTKLPVPYLHKQEQEDEYGLGRSCTALMTFVQPFVQEVKSQDTTSPVTSSSSAELKSVLLKFCMESLREPLLEVQFDRKAETSQNSALWSFATEIMAILPAIQEPLCQLLFYHRLRRKDDMRVVKDNGSRQTESRACLAYLLLVQLIAMEVFPAVFSPVFVLQCNMEYIDVLLSRKDESWVLKGLQLYDKSLGRLLDNSLSIELLDMKPFHSVLHNLLKIMMECPIQHLKAKAIMVFQLFIEKLNGEAKHKFFRCFMKTSKHAGVESVILKNIQNHLVHSSKSRHKDGWFEGTLLISLLRETVSLPEGPETDLLHGMDRVMVSLNLLRYLLIKEKKNLS, via the exons ATGGGAAGTGGGCTCCTAGGACTACTGGTTGAAGAGGTGATGAGGAAAGAGAGGGATCATGCTCACTGTCAGTCTGTTATCACCCACCTGGTGAAG ATCTGCAACGCAGGTGATGTGCTGCATATTCTGCTTAGACACGTGGAGGACACTGATCCCAATGCTATTGCAGACAGCATCACTTTTCTCACACAGCATATTCAGACAG TGCTCATCAGACTGGGTGACACGAAACCTGCCTTGCTGGGCCTGGCCCTCGATGCTCTGCATAAACAAATGACTAAGCTGCCAGTGCCATACTTGcacaaacaggaacaggaaGATGAATACGGGCTCGGCCGCTCCTGCACTGCACTGATGACCTTTGTGCAGCCATTTGTACAGGAAGTCAAAAGTCAAGATACAACGAGTCCAGTGACAAGCAGCTCAAGTGCAGAGCTGAAGAGTGTGCTTCTCAAATT CTGCATGGAGAGTCTGAGGGAACCTCTGCTAGAAGTCCAGTTTGACAGGAAGGCTGAGACTTCGCAAAACTCTGCCCTCTGGAGTTTTGCCACAGAAATAATG GCAATTCTACCAGCCATCCAGGAGCCTCTGTGTCAGCTTCTGTTCTACCATCGTTTGAGGAGGAAAGACGATATGAGAGTTGTGAAAGACAACGGCAGCCGTCAGACTGAATCAAGGGCTTGTCTGGCTTACTTGCTCTTAGTTCAGCTAATTGCCATGGAAGTGTTCCCTGCGGTCTTTAG TCCTGTATTTGTCCTGCAGTGTAATATGGAATACATCGATGTTTTACTGAGTAG AAAGGATGAATCATGGGTGTTGAAAGGCCTG CAATTGTATGATAAAAGCTTGGGAAGACTTCTGGACAATAGCCTCTCAATAGAGCTGCTGGATATGAAGCCCTTTCACAGTGTTCTCCAC AACTTACTTAAAATTATGATGGAGTGCCCAATCCAGCATTTG AAGGCCAAAGCAATTATGGTGTTCCAGCTTTTCATAGAGAAACTCAATGGAGAGGCCAAGCATAAATTTTTCAG aTGCTTCATGAAAACCAGTAAACATGCAGGAGTTGAAAGTGTCATACTTAAAAATATCCAAAATCATCTGGTGCACTCAAGCAAG TCCAGACACAAGGATGGATGGTTTGAAGGGACACTACTAATATCACTCCTGAGAGAGACTGTGAGCTTACCCGAAGGCCCTGAGACTGACCTCCTGCATGGGATGGACAG GGTCATGGTATCTCTAAATCTTCTGAGATATCTACTGATCAAAGAGAAAAAGAACTTA AGTTAA
- the glmnb gene encoding glomulin, FKBP associated protein b isoform X1 — translation MGSGLLGLLVEEVMRKERDHAHCQSVITHLVKICNAGDVLHILLRHVEDTDPNAIADSITFLTQHIQTVLIRLGDTKPALLGLALDALHKQMTKLPVPYLHKQEQEDEYGLGRSCTALMTFVQPFVQEVKSQDTTSPVTSSSSAELKSVLLKFCMESLREPLLEVQFDRKAETSQNSALWSFATEIMAILPAIQEPLCQLLFYHRLRRKDDMRVVKDNGSRQTESRACLAYLLLVQLIAMEVFPAVFSPVFVLQCNMEYIDVLLSRKDESWVLKGLQLYDKSLGRLLDNSLSIELLDMKPFHSVLHNLLKIMMECPIQHLKAKAIMVFQLFIEKLNGEAKHKFFRCFMKTSKHAGVESVILKNIQNHLVHSSKSRHKDGWFEGTLLISLLRETVSLPEGPETDLLHGMDRVMVSLNLLRYLLIKEKKNLTNIWTDLCDIAEKYIKTLRVCLTMSKSYYLAELKKLHDTKKIMAKELKDITVKKSMQHMVRNEKSGPMPPEAQDKVLQCALITHDLMESLVVRIEELIEEQV, via the exons ATGGGAAGTGGGCTCCTAGGACTACTGGTTGAAGAGGTGATGAGGAAAGAGAGGGATCATGCTCACTGTCAGTCTGTTATCACCCACCTGGTGAAG ATCTGCAACGCAGGTGATGTGCTGCATATTCTGCTTAGACACGTGGAGGACACTGATCCCAATGCTATTGCAGACAGCATCACTTTTCTCACACAGCATATTCAGACAG TGCTCATCAGACTGGGTGACACGAAACCTGCCTTGCTGGGCCTGGCCCTCGATGCTCTGCATAAACAAATGACTAAGCTGCCAGTGCCATACTTGcacaaacaggaacaggaaGATGAATACGGGCTCGGCCGCTCCTGCACTGCACTGATGACCTTTGTGCAGCCATTTGTACAGGAAGTCAAAAGTCAAGATACAACGAGTCCAGTGACAAGCAGCTCAAGTGCAGAGCTGAAGAGTGTGCTTCTCAAATT CTGCATGGAGAGTCTGAGGGAACCTCTGCTAGAAGTCCAGTTTGACAGGAAGGCTGAGACTTCGCAAAACTCTGCCCTCTGGAGTTTTGCCACAGAAATAATG GCAATTCTACCAGCCATCCAGGAGCCTCTGTGTCAGCTTCTGTTCTACCATCGTTTGAGGAGGAAAGACGATATGAGAGTTGTGAAAGACAACGGCAGCCGTCAGACTGAATCAAGGGCTTGTCTGGCTTACTTGCTCTTAGTTCAGCTAATTGCCATGGAAGTGTTCCCTGCGGTCTTTAG TCCTGTATTTGTCCTGCAGTGTAATATGGAATACATCGATGTTTTACTGAGTAG AAAGGATGAATCATGGGTGTTGAAAGGCCTG CAATTGTATGATAAAAGCTTGGGAAGACTTCTGGACAATAGCCTCTCAATAGAGCTGCTGGATATGAAGCCCTTTCACAGTGTTCTCCAC AACTTACTTAAAATTATGATGGAGTGCCCAATCCAGCATTTG AAGGCCAAAGCAATTATGGTGTTCCAGCTTTTCATAGAGAAACTCAATGGAGAGGCCAAGCATAAATTTTTCAG aTGCTTCATGAAAACCAGTAAACATGCAGGAGTTGAAAGTGTCATACTTAAAAATATCCAAAATCATCTGGTGCACTCAAGCAAG TCCAGACACAAGGATGGATGGTTTGAAGGGACACTACTAATATCACTCCTGAGAGAGACTGTGAGCTTACCCGAAGGCCCTGAGACTGACCTCCTGCATGGGATGGACAG GGTCATGGTATCTCTAAATCTTCTGAGATATCTACTGATCAAAGAGAAAAAGAACTTA ACAAATATATGGACAGACCTTTGTGACATTGCAGAGAAGTATATAAAAACAttgcgtgtgtgtctcaccaTGTCAAAATCGTACTATTTGGCAGAGTTAAAGAAACTACATGACACCAAAAAGATTATGGCAAAAG AATTGAAAGatattacagtgaaaaaatCAATGCAGCATATGGTGAGAAATGAAAAGTCAGGCCCAATGCCACCTGAAGCACAGGACAAG GTTCTACAATGTGCACTTATTACACATGACCTGATGGAAAGTCTTGTGGTTCGAATTGAGGAGCTCATAGAGGAGCAAGTCTAA
- the c8h1orf146 gene encoding protein SPO16 homolog, which yields MANGNIPSSWKTTIIVSTSLQNSEILRMLLAQQHRIRLSDSVEHGAFVFPLSGTAFMLILAEEFTDNAQNIDLFSKIETFVQIHRNCFLLLQSPVYGIREWEAVSTVQKRFFGSNLKVLPVHSNGDVVKAILTIAKATSKPHVDSLRDRLSFTRAHIIQISPVLEVLHDMELS from the exons ATGGCAAACGGCAATATTCCGAGTTCATGGAAAACAACTATTATTGTTAGCACGTCGCTACAG AATAGTGAGATTTTGCGGATGCTTTTAGCCCAACAACACCGAATTCGCCTCTCAGACAGTGTTGAACATGGTGCTTTCGTGTTTCCTCTGTCAG GGACCGCATTTATGCTGATCCTCGCCGAGGAGTTCACTGACAACGCTCAAAATATAGACTTATTTAGTAAAATTGAAACATTTGTGCAGATCCACAGAAACTGCTTTCTTCTGCTTCAGTCCCCAGTATATGGAATAAGAGAATGGGAGGCTGTGTCTACTGTGCAGAAAAG ATTCTTTGGCAGTAACCTTAAAGTCTTACCTGTCCACAGTAATGGAGACGTTGTGAAGGCAATACTAACCATTGCTAAA GCCACCAGCAAGCCCCATGTAGACAGTTTACGGGATCGGTTGTCTTTCACCCGAGCTCACATCATTCAAATCAGCCCGGTTTTGGAAGTACTACATGACATGGAGCTATCATGA